GCCGCGATCGATCTTGGCACCAACAATTGCCGGCTGCTGATCGCCCGCCCCCACGAGGGCAGCTTTGTCGTGGTCGACGCCTTCAGCCGGATCGTCCGCTTGGGCGAGGGGCTGGCGAGTAGCGGGCGGCTGAGCACGGCGGCGATGGACCGCGCGGTGGAAGCGCTCGGGGTGTGCGCCGACAAGCTCAAGCGGCGCCGGGTCAGCCTTGCCCGCTCGGTCGCGACCGAGGCCTGCCGCCGCGCCGCCAACGGCCGCGACTTCATCGCCCGGGTCCACGACGAGACCGGGATCGCGCTCGAGATCATCCCCCCGCAGGAGGAAGCGCGACTTGCGGTGCTCGGCTGCCACAAGTTGCTCGAGCCGGGTGACGGGCCGGCGCTCATCTTCGACATCGGCGGCGGCTCGACCGAATTGGTGCTGGTCGAGCCCGGCGACGAGGAGGAAGGCGCGCCGCCGCGGATCAAGGCGTGGTGGAGCGCGCCGTGGGGCGTGGTCAGCCTGACCGAGAGCGAGGGCAAGGAAGCGCTCGAGGGGCCCGACCGCGTCGCCGCCTACCGCCGGATGGTCGAGCGGGCGCGCTACAGCTTCGCGCGCTTCGCCGAACTGCTGCCGAGCGAGGAACCCAACATCCGCCTGCTCGGGACCAGCGGGACGGTCACCACGCTCGCCTCGGTCCATCTCGCGCTGCCGAGCTACGACCGCCGCGCGGTCGACGGGCTGCACGTGCCGATCGCGGCGATGCGCGAGATCAGCACGGCGATCGCGGCGATGGACGGGCCCGAGCGCGCGGCACTGCCGTGCATCGGTGCCGAGCGGGCCGATCTGGTGGTCGCCGGCTGCGCCATTTTGGAGGCGATTCTCGACATCTGGCCGGCGGCCCAGCTAGGCGTCGCCGACCGCGGCATCCGCGAGGGTATCTTGCGCGCGCTGATGGCCCGCGACGGGTATCAGCTGTGACCCGGGTCAAGACCGCCAAGGGGCGCAAGGTCGGCTCAACCAAGTGGATCCAGCGCCAGTTGAACGATCCCTACGTCAAGCGCGCCAAGGCCGAGGGCTATCGCAGCCGGGCGGCCTACAAGCTGATCGAGCTCGACGAGAAATACGGCCTGCTCAAGGGCGTCCGGGCGGTGGTCGACCTCGGCATCGCGCCGGGCGGGTGGAGCCAGGTGGTGCGCAAGAAGGCGCCGCTGGCGAAGGTGGCGGGAATCGATTTCCTGCCCGTCGACCCGCTCGACGGAGTGACGATCCTCCACTTGGACTTCACCGACGAGAGTGCGGATGCGCAGTTGAAGGCGGCCCTCGGCGGCGAGGCGGACCTCGTGCTGTCGGACATGGCGGCCAACACCGTCGGCCATCCGCAGACCGACCATTTGCGGACGATGGGGTTGGTCGAATTGGGCCTCGAGTTCGCGATAGACGTGCTGAAGCCCGGCGGGGCCTATGTCGCCAAGGTGCTGGCGGGCGGGACCGACCACCAGTTGCTCGCCGAATTGAAGCGGCACTTCGCCACGGTGAAGCACGCCAAGCCCCCCGCCAGCCGCAAGGATTCGAGCGAATGGTATGTGGTCGCGCAGGGCTTCAAGGGCCGGGCTGCGGTTGAGGACAAGGACGAGGAAGCGACGGCGCAGAGCGCATGATCTGTGCCGCGACGGGATGCGAAGTTTCCATGTTTCCCTGGTTCGGGGGTCGGCGGCGCCAATGCCGTTCCACCGCGGGAAGCGAAGTTTCCAAGTTTCCCTGGTTCGGGGGTGCCGGCCAACCGGTCAAACTTCACGAAGCTCGGCCATGAAGCGACCGATGACATCGCGAAGAGGCGCGGCTGGCTGGGGGTTGCCGACGGTGCAAAGAGCGGGGCGCTGGTCGGCGCCATTCGCCAGCAAAACAGGCCAAATCCTATTGTTCAAGCGGTAAGGGGGCGATGGCTCGGCGGGATTTTGCGAAGATGCGCGCGCGACGTCGGCGCGGCTGGCCCCTCCACCACCCCCTCCCCATCTTCGACGGGGAGGTTCTCCGATCAATCTTGGCGCTTTAGCGCGCCGCGCGGCTCTGCCAGAGGGCTGCCTTGCGCGGGTCGGGGGCGGTGCCGATGCCGTCGCGGTAGAGGGTGGCGAGGATGGCCATCGACGCGCGGTCGCCGTGGCCGGCGGCGCTCAAAAACCAGCGCACGGCCTCGGCCTGGTCGCGGGGGAGATATTCGCCGCGAATGAGCATCAGCCCCAAGGCGCGCCGCGCGCGATTGTCACCGCCCGCAGCAGCGCTGCGCATTGCCTCGACGCCCTCCTTGTCGTGGCCCGCGAGGAGGAGCCTGGACGCGCAGCCGAACTGCGCTTCGGCCCGATCGCAGTCGTCCACGACCACCGATGAGCCGAACTTGTGGCCGTCGGGGGGTACGGTGAAGCTCAGTGACGGCAGGGACGACAAGGCGGTTGCACCCAGGACAGCCAGCAGCAGCATGACGGACTCCTCGCTTACGTTCGCTCGGCACCATAACTAACTTCGATCAAGACTTATAGTTGCGAAGAGTCCATTCCGAGGTGCTCGCGGAGCGTGGCGAAGGTGCGGTTGGCGGCGGCGATGGCTTGGGTGCGGTCCGCCGAAGAAATGGCAGCGTCGAGGTAGTCGCGGACGTCGCGCCAGTGGGCGGCGGTCGCCTTGCCGTAGCTGCCGTGGAAGGCGGGTTCGAAGCCCAAGCGGTCGCGGACGTGGGCGGCGATGAGCTGGCCGCCGAGGGTTGAGCCTTCGAGGACGTAGAAAGCGCCGAGTGCCTCGGCGCGGGTGGTGAAGGGATAGGTCGGGGCGGCACCCAGCGGGCCGGGCGCGCTCCCGAGCGCGGCGAGGTCGCGCTCGAGCAGCGGCAGCTTGCGGCGGGGATCGACGAAGGCGGGGTCGGCAATGGCGGCGGCAAGCGCCGGCTCCCAGACGGCGTAGAAGGCGTGGAGGCGGGCGAGCCAGGCGGCGTAGGTCGCACGGTCGCCTGCCCAGTTCGTCCAGTCGAGCGCATCCTCGATCCGGTCGTGCTCGGCGCGGGTGCCCTCGCGCAGCAGGTCGGCGACGGCGGTCAGCGGGTCAGGTCCGGACGGTGAAGCAGGCGCCCTGGTCGCGGTCGTGGTCGACCTCGAGCTCACCGTCGATCTGCTTGAGCAGCGCGCGAATGACCCGCATGCCGAGCCCGCCGCTCTCGCGCTGGCGGGTCTCCCAATCCTCGGCCAGCCCTTCGCCCTCGTCGCACACGACCAAAGTCAGCTTGCCCTCGGGACCGCCGCGCAGGATCAGCTGGACCGGGCCGGTCCGCCCCCCCGGATAGGCATATTTGATGGCGTTGGTGACGAGCTCGGTGGCGATCAGGCTGAACGCGACCGCGGTGGTGCTCGACACCAGCAGATCCTCGTCGACGTCGACCTCGACCACGCCCTCGCGGCTCTGCACGCCGAGCGCGAGGTCGGCGCAGAGCTGACGCAGCGACTCGCCGAGATTGACCATCTGGTCGTCGCGCGCCTGGAGGCTGTCGTGGACTCGGGCGACGCTCATCACCCGCGCGTAGGTGTCCTGGAAAGCGGCCTTGGCCTGTTCGTCGGCGACCTGCCGCGACTGGAGCAGCATCACGCTGGCGACGATCTGGAGCGAATTCTTGACCCGGTGGTCGATCTCGCGCGCGAGCAGGTCCTTCTTCTCGAGCGCGTCGGCGAGGTCGCGGCTCTTGGTCCTCAGTTCGGCGATCTTGCGGCCCTGGCGGAGCGCGACCCGCTCGACCGCGGTGGCGAAGGCGGTGGCGGCATCGATCTGCCATTCCTCCCACCGTTCGGAGCGGCCCGCGCGCTCCTCGACCCAGCGTTCGAACGAGCGGCGGGGGAGGACGGTGCCGGTGGCACTGTCGGCGAGCACCTTCTCGTTCGGATCGCCGCCCCACACGACGGTCGAGGTGATCTGCGGCTTGAACCACAACAGAAGGTTGCGGCGGCCGGCGTCGATGAACACCGCCAGCAGCCCCGCGGCCTGGTCGCGCCAGCGTTGCGCCTCGGGCCAATGTTCGGAAAGGTCGGCGGTGACAAAGGCGCGGTTGTCCGGGGCGACCTCGCCGCGCAGCCAGTCGGCGAGCGCCAACAGCGACTGGATGTCAGGGGTGTGACCGACGGTGGCGACGCGCTCGCCGCTGATCACCGCCGCGCCGGTGCTGCGGAACAATTGGCCGAGGCTCACGCCGTCGCGCGGGGCGAGCGTGGTGACGAAATCCTCGGCGCCGGCGAGCTGACGGAGCAGGGCGTTCTGCTGCTCAAGGCTGTCCTGCTGCTCGGCCCAGGCCAAGGTGGTGGCAAGCTCATGGACACGCAGCGCGAAGCCGTCGGTCACCAAGGTCGCCAGCGCGCGGGTCGGTGGGGTGACGTAGTGGGGGCGGCGATGATGGCCGATCACCAGTCCCCACAGCTTCCCGTCGACCACGATCGAGATCGACATCGAACCGTTAACCCCGAGGTTGCGCTGATATTCGAGGTGGATGGGCGACAAGGCGCGTGAATAAGCGAGGCTGAGGTCAACGGGCGTATTGCCGGCCTGCGGGCGGGCGACCAGCGCGGCGGGCACCGCGTCGCGATCGACCACGAAGCGGGCGGGGGCGTTGACGTAGAGGGCGCGGGCCTGGGCGGGGATGTCGGAGGCGGGGAAGCGCAGGCCGAGCAGCGAGGGGTAGGCGTCGGGATCGCGGTCCTCGGCCACCGCCTCGCCATTCCACTCCTCGTCGAAGCGATAGACCAGCACTCGCTCGAACCCGGTCATCGCGCGAACGTGCCGCGCGCATTGCTGGGCGGCGGCGGTTAGCGAGGGCGTCTTGCGGATCTCGAGCACCGCGTCGAGCGCCTGATCGGCCGAGGCTTCGGCGAAGTCGCCCGCCTGGTCGGGCAGCATCTCGAGCTCGACGATGAGGCGGTCGGCCTTGAAATGGACGGCGACCGCGAAGGGGCGCTTCTCGGGCCCAAGCGGGGAGGTGGTTCGCCACGGCCGTCCAGGGGAAGCGTCGGCGCCGTGCGCGCGGACATTGGCGATGCCAGCGATTATGAAAGGCGGGAAGAGGGTCGCCGCTGACTGACCGACGACGTCGCCGGAGGCGCGGCCGAGTGCGTCGGCGATATTGTCGCTGCAGGCAACGATCTCGTCGGTGGCGGGATCGATGACGACGGCGGCGGTGTGCGGCTGGACCGCGCCGGGGATGTGGATCGGCTCGAGCGCGCAGACGTCGGCGTCGACCGGCTCGGCACGAACCCGGCGGTCGACGGCATCGGCCGCAGCGAGCGCGGCGCGTCGCTGCGGGCTGGCCGCCATGAAACCGAGCTGGCGGACGAGCAGCCAGTAGCGCCCGGCCTCGGCGGCAGCGCGCATGGTCACCTCAACCCGCGCCGGCTCGTCGAACCCGAAGACGAATCCGAACACCGAGTCGAGATTGCCGCGGCGGACCCCGTCGAGGAAGCGACCGCGGAAGGAGGGCAGGTTGGTGCAGGGCGCGACGTCGCGGAAGAAATCGCGACCGAGCACGCGTTCGCGCTGGCGGCCCGAAAAGCGGCTTTCGGCGGCGTTATACTTGTGGACGATGCCGTGCGCGTCGACCTGGATGACGCCGAACGGCAGCGCGTCGAGCTGCTCGTCGCTCAGGCCGTCGGGCGTCAACGCCTGCTCTTCTTGCTCGGCCAACCACACTTCCTTGCGACCTTCGGGGCTGTGCGGCGACCGTTGGTCGATGAACGCCGCACAGGCGTGACCCGGAGGAATTCCCTGTCACGCCGACCCATAGTCGGCTGCGGCGGTGAGGCAAGCACCGCGCGAGAAACTGTCCAACGGCGGTGCAGGCAAGGCAAGACGTTGTAACTGTTGCTGCTTCCGGCTTTGCGCTTAAGCTGGCGTGGCTGCGTCTAAGTGCGGGAGTTGCCATGCGTTCGTCACGTCTCTGGTCGATCGGCGCGGTTGCGCTGGGCTGGGCATCGGGCGCCAGTGCGGCCTGCCACCTTACCCAATATTTCGAGCTGCCGGTGACCATGTCCGGATCGCGCGCATTGGTCAGCGCCAAGATCGACGGACGCGAAGCGCGCTTCATCCTCGACAGCGGAGCCTTTTTCAGCACGCTCTCGCCGGCAACTGCGCAAACCTACAACCTCAAGCTCTCCAACCTGCCGCCCGAGTTCTACATGCGCGGGATCAATGGCGCGACCAGCGCGTCGCTGACCACGGTGCGGCGGTTCTCGGTCGGCGGGGTCGACATTCCCGACGTCAAGTTCCTCGTTGGCGGGACCGACTTCGGCCAGGTAGGTTTTCTCGGCCAGAACCTACTCGGGTTGGCCGATGCCGAATACGACCTCGGCCACGGGGTGGTGCGGGTGATCAAGCCGAGCGGGTGCAAGGTTGAGGAGCTTGGCTATTGGCCGAGCGAGCAGCCGCTGACGATCCTACCGATCGAGGAGCGGACGGCGACCCAGCCTCACATTGTCGCCACGGTGACGCTCAACGGGGTGCGGCTGAAGGCGGTGTTCGATACCGGGGCGCCGCTGTCCGCCATCACCATGGCGGCGGCGCGGCGGGCGGGGGTCACGCCGACCAGCCCGGGGGTGAAGGCGGCCGGCTTCACCTCGGGGCTGGGGACGCGGACGTTGCGCACCTGGCTCGGTCAGTTCGACAAGCTCGAGATCGGGGGCGAGATGATCCCGCACCCGCAGATCCGCTTCAGCGAGGCCGAGTTCGCCGACGCGGACATGTTGATCGGCGCCGACTTTTTCCTCACCCATCACATCTACGTCGCCAACAGCGCCAAGCGGATGGTGATGACCTACGACGGCGGGCCGCTGTTCGGGATCAAGCCGAGCGGCGCGCGGCTGACCAGTGGCCAACGGCTCGATCTGACCGATCGGAGCGCGGCGCCGACCGATGCCGACGGTTTCGCCCGGCGGGGAGCGGCGCTGCTCAGCACGCATCAGGTGAGCGACGCTTTGGCGGCGTTCGACCAGGCGGTCACGCTGGCCCCGACCAATGGCGATTACCTGCGGCAGCGCGCGGTGGCGCGGCTGGCCAATCGCCAGCCGCTGCTCGCCGCCGCCGATCTCGACAAAGCGGTGACGCTCAACCCGAATGACATTGAGGCGCATGGGCTGAGGGCGCAACTCAAGCTGTCGGCGCGCGACCCGGCGGGGGCCGCCGAGGATCTCCGCGCGCTCGACCGGTTGCTCCCGCCGGCGGCAAGCGAGCGGATGAGGATTGGCGGGATGGCCGATGCCGCCGGGCTGCCCGAGCTGGCGCTCGCCAATTACGACGCCTGGCTCAAGGCGCATACGGCCGATGCCAACCGGCCGACCGCGCTCAACGGGCGCTGCTGGGCGCTCGGGCAGCTCGGCCGCGACCTCGACCGGGCGCTGAGCGACTGCAACGCGGCGCTGAAGGCGCGGCCCAATGTGGCGGCCTATCTCGACAGCCGAGGGCTGGTGCGGCTGCGGCGCGGCGAGCTGCCGCTGGCGCTGGCGGATTATGATGCGGCGATCCGGCTCAATCCGCAGAATGGCTGGAGCCTGCTGATGCGGAGCGTGGTCAAGCGGCGGATGGGCGACGCCGCAGGGGCCGATGCCGACCGCACAGCGGCGCTGCGTATCGCCCCGCTGGCCGCCGAGCGGGCGGCCAAGCTGGGGCTGACGAGCTAGCCCTTGCGGGCGCGGGCGGCGGCGATGGCGGCCTTGAGCGTGTCATAGCCGACCGCGCCGTTGAGCACCCGGTCGCCGACCACGAACAGGGGCGTGCCGGTCGCGCCCAGCTCGGTCGCGAGCTGGTAGTTACGCTTGAGCTCGCTCTCATATTCCGGGCTCTGCGGGATGGCGGCCGGAATGCCGGCGGCCTGCGCGGCCTGCGCTAGCGTCTGCTGGTCGGGGCGGCCGGCGGCGTAGAGCGCGTCGTGGAACACGGTGAACTTGCCCGCCTTGCTTGCCCCCAGCGCCATCCGCGCGGCGGCGATGCTGCCTTCGCCGAGGATCGGGAAGTCGCGATAGACGATCCTGAGGCCGGGGTCTTCCTTGAGCAGGCGGTCGAGCACCGGCAGCGAGGCTTTGCAGAAGCCGCAGGCGTAATCGTAGAATTCGACCAGCGTCACTTCGGGCTTGGCGGCGCCCTGCCAGGACGAGCCGAACGGGGTTTCAAGCGCGGCGCGGTTGGCGGCGAGCGTCGGCGCATATTGGCGCTCCTTGAGGCTCTCGGAGGCGGCGATCAGCATGTCAGGATCGCGAACCATCGACTGGCGGACGTAGCGGTCGAACCAGCCGGCGTTGGCGCCGAGCACCAGGACCAGCAGGGTCAGCAACGTGCCGCCGACCGCGCCCAGTAGCGCGGCGGGGAGGGGCGAGGGGGCCCGGGTCGGTTCGCTCACTTGTTGTGCTTGCCCTTCTTGTCGACCTCGGCGCGCGACACCATGGCGATATCCTGCGCGCGAAGATAGTCGGGGGTGCCGGGCGGGATTCCGCGCATCGCGGTCTCGGCGCTGGCGAGCGCGAGCTTGGCGTCGCCCTCGAGGTTGAAACGCTCGGCGGTGGCGAGCGCGGCGCGGGCGATGTCGCCCTTATGCTCGTAGACCATGCCGAGCTGGTACCAGGCGAAGGGATTGTCGTTGTCGCGGTTGACCGCGGATTTGAGCACCCGCTCGGCTTCGGGATAGTTGCTGTCCTGCTCGGTCGCGATCAGCGCGTGGCCGAGCATGGCGGCGATCATCGGCTTGTCGGGGGCGGCGGCGACCGATTGGCGGAGCGGCTCGAGCGCTTCCTTGGGCTTGCCCGATTCGAGCAGCACCTGGCCCTTCAACTCGAGGAAATAGGGGTCGCCCGGGCGCAGCTTGAGCAGCGCATCGCTCTCGGCCAGCGCCTGATCCTTATAGGCCTGGCGATGGTAGGCGTAGGCGCGGGCGTAGTGGGCCGGGATCGACTGGTCGCTGACCGGGTAGGTGGCGAGGACCGCCTGCGGCTCGGAGATGAAGCCGATGAGCTTGGCGCGCACCCGCTGGAAGCGTTCCTCGAGCTTGGGATCGGTCTTCACATTCCAGGCGGCGTCCTTCTGGTAGAGGTTCTGCAGCGTCTGGATGCGCTCGGACGAGAGCGGGTGGGTCTGGCCGTAGCTGTCGGTCTGATATTGGGCGAGGCGATACTCCTGGTTCTGCAGCTTCTTGAAGAATTCGAGGCTGCCGCGCCCGCTGATCCCGGCTTTGCTGAGGTAAGAGGCGCCGGCGAGGTCGGCGCTGGTTTCCTGGGTGCGCGAGAAGGATAGGAAGCTGCCCTGGGCGGCCTGCTGGCCGAGCGCCAGCGCGCCCATCGCCGCGTCGCCCGCGCCCGCCGCCATCGCGAGGCCGCCGAGCACCAGGCTGAGGATCTGGATGGCGGTGGCTTTCTTGACCCCTTGGTAGATCCGGATCGAGTGGCCGCCGGCGACGTGGCCGAGCTCGTGGGCGATGACGCCCTGGACCTGGTTGGCATTGTCGGCGGCGGTGAGCAGGCCCGACTGGATATAGACCGTCTGGCCGGTCGCGACGAAGGCGTTGATCTCGGGGTCATTGATGAGGACGACCTTGACCGCGCGCGGGTCGAGCCCGGCGGCCTGGATCAGCGGCTTCGACATGTCGGCGAACAGCTGCTCGGTTTCGCTGTCGCGCAGGATCGCCTGCGCCGCGGCGGGCTGGGCCGCCGCCATCGACAGGACGAGCGCCAGCATCAGCCAGCGGGCGAACAGGGTCACGCGTCGCATGGCGCGGGCTTGGGCGTGGGGGACTGAACGGGGCGTGAAAGCGGGCGCCCTCCCCGCTGCCGGGCAACGGGGAGGGGCCACGAAATCAGCCGAAGGTGCGCTGCCACCAGCCTTGCCGGCGCGGGCCGGTGTCGGTGGAGTCGGCGGCGGCCGCCTCGTCGTTGCTCGGCGCGGGAGCGGGCTCGTCGGTCACCGGCTCGGGCGCGGGTTCGGCACTGACGGTCTCCGGCGCGGCGACGGCTTCGGCCACTGGGGCGTCCGCCTTCTTGGCGCGGCTGCGGCGCTTGGGCTTGGCCGGGGCTTCCGCGGCGGCTTCCTCGGCGACGACCGCGGCCGGCGTTTCGGGCGCCGCGTCGACGACCGGAGCGTCGAGCGTCGGCTCGGGCGCAGCGGCCTCGGCCTTGCGGGCGCGGGGACGGCGGCGGGCCTTCGGCCTCTCGTCTTCGCTCGAGACAGGCTTCTCCTCGGCAAAGGCCTCGACCGCGTCGGGCGAGGGGTCTTCCGACGGCACCGGCTCCTTCATCGGCGCTTCGTCGGGCGCGGGGAGGTCGGTGCCGGCGGCGTCGGCGACCTGCGCCTCGCCCCGTCCACCACGACCGCCGCGACCGCGACGACGACGGCCGCGCGAGGGCGCTTCCCCGTCACCGGCCTCGGCTTCCTCGACGATGTGCGCGGGCGTGTCGCCGGCGTCGAGCGCCGGCGCGGCAGTCTCGCCGTCACCTTCGCCCTCGGCCTCGTTGGCGAGCATTTCACCGGCTTCCATCGGCTCGCCGTCACGGCGGCGATTGCGTCCGCCGCGGCGCCGACGCCGACGCCGACGCTTGCCGTCGCCGCCCTCGTCGTCCTGGCCACGCTCCTCGCGCGGGCCGCGCTCGCCGCGCCGCTCCGCGGGCTCGTCCTCGGCCTCTTCCTCAAACTCCTCGTCCTCGAACTCGTCCTCCTCGACCGCGTCGACCGGGGTCGGCAGCGGCTGGGAGACGGGACGGGCGACCGGGCGCGGGCCCGAGCTGTCGACGCTCATCCGCGCACCTTCGAGGCTGGGATCAACCAGCACCTCGATCGAGACGCCGTAGCGGGCCTCGATGTCGGCCAGTTCGGCGCGCTTCTTGTTGAGCACGTAGATGGCGGCCTCGGCGCCGGCGCGCAGGCAGACCTTTTCGCCGCGGCCGCGCGCGGCCTCGTCCTCGATCAGGCGGAGCGCTTGGAGACCCGACGAGGAAGCGGTGCGCATCAGGCCGGTGCCGTCGCAATGCGGGCAGGGCTTGGTCGAGGCTTCGAGCACGCCGGTGCGCAGCCGCTGGCGGCTCATCTCCATCAAGCCGAAGCTCGAGATACGGCCGACCTGGATGCGGGCGCGATCGTTCTTGAGCGCCTCCTTCATCGCCTTCTCGACCTTCCGAACATGGCCGTTCTGTTCCATGTCGATGAAGTCGATGACGACGAGGCCAGCCATGTCGCGCAGGCGCAGCTGGCGAGCGATCTCGTTCGCCGCTTCCAGATTGGTCTGGAAGGCGGTCTGCTCGATATTATGCTCGCGGGTCGAGCGGCCCGAGTTGATGTCGATCGACACCAGCGCCTCGGTCGGATTGATCACGAGGTAGCCGCCGCTCTTCAGCTGGACGAGTGGCTGGTACATCGCGCCCAACTGCTCCTCGACGCCGTAGCGCTGGAACAAGGGGGTCGCTTCGGAGTGGGCGGTGACGCGGCGGACGTGGCTCGGCATCAGCAGCTTCATGAAGCCGCGGGCGGCGCGATAGCCGTCCTCGCCCTCGACGATCACTTCCTCGATCTCACGATGATAGAGGTCGCGGATCGCGCGCTTGATCAAGTCACTGTCGCGATAGATGAGCGCGGGCGCGCTCGACTTGAGCGTCACCTCGCGGATCTCGTCCCACAGGCGGGCGAGATAGTCGAAGTCGCGCTTGATCTCGGTCTTGGTGCGCTGGAGCCCGGCGGTGCGGACGATGAGGCCCATCGTCTTGGGCAGCGCCAGGTCGGCCATGATCGACTTCAACCGCTTGCGGTCGGCGCCGTTGGAGATCTTCCGGCTGATCCCGCCACCGTGCGAGGTGTTGGGCATCAGCACGCAATAGCGGCCGGCGAGGCTCAAATAGGTGGTCAGCGCGGCGCCCTTGTTGCCACGCTCTTCCTTGACGACCTGGACCAGCAGCACCTGGCGGCGATGGATGACGTCCTGGATCTTGTAGCGGCGGCGCAGATTCTGGCGGCGGCGACGCAGGTCGTCGGCCTCATCGACCGCGGCGCGGCGGCCACCGCCACCGGTTTCCTCCGAGCGCGGGGCCGGCTCTTCGCCGTCCTCGTCGTCGTGATGGTCGTCGGCTTCGTCGGCCTCGTCGGGACGAGCCTCGAAGCCGTCATCGTCGTGATGGTCGTCGTCGTGCGGATAATCCTCGTCCGCCTGGGCGCGCAGCCGCTCTTCCTCGGCGGCGTGTTCGGCCTCCTCGCGGAGCAGCGCCTCGCGGTCCTCGCGCGGGATCTGGTAATAGTCGGGGTGAATTTCGCTGAAGGCGAGGAAGCCGTGGCGATTGCCGCCGTAATCGACGAACGCCGCCTGCAGCGACGGTTCGACCCTGGTTACCTTGGCGAGATAGATATTGCCCTTGAGCTGCTTGTGCTCGGCGGATTCGAAGTCGAATTCCTCGATCCGGTTACCCTTGGCGACCGCGACCCGGGTTTCTTCCGGGTGGCGCGCGTCGATCAGCATGCGCATTGTCATGAAAAAGTCTCCGCTGGCGCGCCTGGCTACCGAGAGGCCGGCGCGCGCGTGATGAATCCAGCGCCGGCGCGGCGAGGCCGCGAGCGCTGGGAAGGATGATGAATTGTGCTGCTGCTGCGTCGACCATCCGCGAAGACGCGCCGTCGAGCTCTGAAAAGAGCTCCCGACGGGCGTTGGATTGGGTCATTGCAGCGTCAACCTGTACGATACCGCGGCGACTGGGTTTCCTGGATGGGAAGC
The Sphingomonas ginsengisoli An et al. 2013 genome window above contains:
- a CDS encoding M48 family metalloprotease, coding for MRRVTLFARWLMLALVLSMAAAQPAAAQAILRDSETEQLFADMSKPLIQAAGLDPRAVKVVLINDPEINAFVATGQTVYIQSGLLTAADNANQVQGVIAHELGHVAGGHSIRIYQGVKKATAIQILSLVLGGLAMAAGAGDAAMGALALGQQAAQGSFLSFSRTQETSADLAGASYLSKAGISGRGSLEFFKKLQNQEYRLAQYQTDSYGQTHPLSSERIQTLQNLYQKDAAWNVKTDPKLEERFQRVRAKLIGFISEPQAVLATYPVSDQSIPAHYARAYAYHRQAYKDQALAESDALLKLRPGDPYFLELKGQVLLESGKPKEALEPLRQSVAAAPDKPMIAAMLGHALIATEQDSNYPEAERVLKSAVNRDNDNPFAWYQLGMVYEHKGDIARAALATAERFNLEGDAKLALASAETAMRGIPPGTPDYLRAQDIAMVSRAEVDKKGKHNK
- a CDS encoding ribonuclease E/G yields the protein MTMRMLIDARHPEETRVAVAKGNRIEEFDFESAEHKQLKGNIYLAKVTRVEPSLQAAFVDYGGNRHGFLAFSEIHPDYYQIPREDREALLREEAEHAAEEERLRAQADEDYPHDDDHHDDDGFEARPDEADEADDHHDDEDGEEPAPRSEETGGGGRRAAVDEADDLRRRRQNLRRRYKIQDVIHRRQVLLVQVVKEERGNKGAALTTYLSLAGRYCVLMPNTSHGGGISRKISNGADRKRLKSIMADLALPKTMGLIVRTAGLQRTKTEIKRDFDYLARLWDEIREVTLKSSAPALIYRDSDLIKRAIRDLYHREIEEVIVEGEDGYRAARGFMKLLMPSHVRRVTAHSEATPLFQRYGVEEQLGAMYQPLVQLKSGGYLVINPTEALVSIDINSGRSTREHNIEQTAFQTNLEAANEIARQLRLRDMAGLVVIDFIDMEQNGHVRKVEKAMKEALKNDRARIQVGRISSFGLMEMSRQRLRTGVLEASTKPCPHCDGTGLMRTASSSGLQALRLIEDEAARGRGEKVCLRAGAEAAIYVLNKKRAELADIEARYGVSIEVLVDPSLEGARMSVDSSGPRPVARPVSQPLPTPVDAVEEDEFEDEEFEEEAEDEPAERRGERGPREERGQDDEGGDGKRRRRRRRRGGRNRRRDGEPMEAGEMLANEAEGEGDGETAAPALDAGDTPAHIVEEAEAGDGEAPSRGRRRRGRGGRGGRGEAQVADAAGTDLPAPDEAPMKEPVPSEDPSPDAVEAFAEEKPVSSEDERPKARRRPRARKAEAAAPEPTLDAPVVDAAPETPAAVVAEEAAAEAPAKPKRRSRAKKADAPVAEAVAAPETVSAEPAPEPVTDEPAPAPSNDEAAAADSTDTGPRRQGWWQRTFG